A DNA window from Camelina sativa cultivar DH55 chromosome 17, Cs, whole genome shotgun sequence contains the following coding sequences:
- the LOC104760048 gene encoding uncharacterized protein LOC104760048: MIMNEFEFEISNIVAYRFGISMKILPNWALSFFSDQLSRRDGYIFFSSKFRFFSSSSSSSLSSSSSPTDPVSHAVNSQSRLVSDEDLKFLIEKLEERNESDDERWEHVIHRSNDRISYTAKRSKPKDGGPMKYLSVTVFEDCSAEILRDFYMDNYYRKQWDKTVVDHEQLQVDTSTGIEIGRTVKKFPLLTSREYLLAWRLWQGKDKFYCFTKECDRNMLPRQKKYVRVSYFRSGWRIRQVPGRNACEIKMFHQENAGLNVEMAKLAFSKGIWSYTCKMDNALYKYSQGTQGPILSAVTLIKKVPSELETQTDDVTVSMGTSSGEEVLTHVVAKHRKILRKPSKKLIAKGLVLVGGAICL, encoded by the exons ATGATTATGAATGAATTTGAGTTCGAAATCTCAAACATCGTAGCGTACAGATTTGGGATTTCGATGAAGATCTTACCCAACTGGGCTTTGTCTTTCTTCTCCGACCAACTTTCCCGCCGAGATGGTTATATCTTCTTTTCCTCGAAATTTcgcttcttcagttcttcttcttcttcttctctttcttctagTTCTTCGCCTACCGACCCAGTTTCTCATGCCGTGAACTCTCAATCAAG ACTAGTTTCTGATGAAGATTTGAAATTTCTTATCGAAAAATTGGAGGAAAGAAATGAGTCTGATGATGAGAGATGGGAACATGTTATTCACAGAAGCAACGATCGCATTTCTTACACTGCTAAACGCTCCAAACCTAAA gaTGGTGGTCCTATGAAGTACCTAAGTGTCACGGTCTTTGAGGACTGCTCTGCAGAGATTTTGAGGGACTTTTACATGGACAATTATTATAGGAAACAATGGGACAAGACTGTGGTTGATCATGAGCAGTTGCAGGTTGACACTAGTACCGGAATCGAGATTGGTCGCACGGTTAAAAAGTTTCCTTTGTTGACATCAAGAGAGTACCTACTAGCTTGGAGACTGTGGCAAGGAAAGGACAAATTCTACTGTTTCACTAAG GAATGTGATCGCAATATGTTACCACGACAGAAGAAGTACGTACGTGTGAGCTATTTTAGATCTGGTTGGCGAATCAGGCAAG TTCCCGGAAGAAATGCTTGTGAGATCAAAATGTTTCACCAGGAGAATGCTGGATTAAATGTTGAGATGGCGAAGCTCGCCTTCTCAAAAGGCATATGGAGTTACACTTGTAAGATGGATAATGCACTTTATAAATACAGTCAGGGAACCCAAGGACCCATCTTATCTGCTGTCACCTTAATAAAAAAG GTTCCATCAGAGTTAGAAACTCAGACAGATGATGTCACAGTCTCCATGGGAACAAGTAGTGGTGAAGAAGTGTTGACTCATGTTGTAGccaaacacagaaaaatattGAGAAAACCATCAAAGAAACTGATAGCAAAAGGTCTGGTACTTGTGGGTGGTGCAATCTGCTTG
- the LOC104758888 gene encoding cytochrome P450 708A2-like — MKLFYMNNISVLLIASKETKKEMWGVALSVVIALLVIKISVWLYRWANPYCSGKLPPGSMGFPVIGETVEFFKPYSFNEVPPFVQKRMSKYGGGSLFRTNILGSKTIVSTDPEVNFEILKQDNMCFVMSYPEALVRIFGKDNLFFKQGKDFHRYMRQIALQLLGPECLKQRFIQKLDQATREHLKAVSFQGVLDVKDTVGRLILEQMVQMIISDIKLETKSKLIENFRDFSFDLVRSPFDLSFWNALYNGVMARRNVMKMIKRMFKERREEATSNDLKYGDFMETMINEVEKEDDTVNEERSVELILSLLLASYETTSTMTAITVKFIAENPKVLMELKREHETILQNRIDKESGVTWKEYRSMMIFTHMVINESLRLGSLSPAMFRKAVSDVEIKGYTIPAGWILLVIPSLLHYDPQIYEQPCEFNPWRWEGKELLSGSKTFMAFGGGSRLCAGAEFARLQMAIYLHHLVTTYDFSLIEKSDIIRAPLLRFSKPIRISISKNP, encoded by the exons ATGAAGCTATTTTATATGAACAATATTAGTGTTTTATTAATCGCTAGTAAAGAAACTAAGAAAGAAATGTGGGGTGTTGCATTGAGTGTTGTTATAGCTTTACTGGTCATCAAGATCAGTGTCTGGCTCTACAGATGGGCTAACCCTTACTGCTCCGGCAAGCTACCCCCGGGTTCAATGGGGTTTCCGGTGATAGGAGAAACCGTTGAGTTCTTCAAACCTTACAGTTTCAACGAAGTCCCTCCATTTGTCCAGAAAAGAATGTcaaa GTACGGTGGTGGCTCGTTGTTCCGGACAAATATTCTCGGCTCTAAAACGATTGTTTCTACAGACCCGGAAGTGAATTTTGAGATTCTCAAACAAGACAACATGTGTTTCGTCATGAGTTATCCAGAAGCTCTTGTTAGAATCTTTGGGAAAGATAACTTGTTCTTCAAGCAAGGCAAGGACTTCCACAGGTACATGAGACAGATTGCTCTGCAGCTTCTTGGTCCTGAGTGTTTGAAGCAAagatttatacaaaaattagaCCAAGCAACACGCGAGCATCTCAAAGCTGTCTCCTTCCAAGGCGTCTTAGACGTCAAAGATACTGTTGGAAGA TTGATATTGGAACAAATGGTCCAGATGATCATAAGTGACATCAAACTTGAGACTAAGAGCAAACTTATTGAAAACTTTCGAGATTTCAGCTTTGATTTGGTTAGGTCCCcttttgatctttctttttggaACGCTCTTTACAATGGTGTTATG GCACGCAGAAatgtgatgaagatgataaaaagaatgttcaaagagagaagagaagaagcaacatCGAATGATTTAAAATATGGAGACTTCATGGAGACAATGATAAATGAAGTGGAGAAAGAGGACGATACGGTGAACGAAGAAAGATCTGTAGAGCTAATATTAAGTTTACTGCTTGCGTCTTATGAAACTACTTCTACTATGACTGCAATAACTGTGAAATTCATAGCTGAAAACCCCAAGGTGCTTATGGAGTTAAAG AGAGAGCATGAGACCATCCTCCAAAACAGAATTGATAAAGAGTCTGGAGTTACTTGGAAAGAATACAGATCCATGATGATTTTTACGCATAtg GTTATCAATGAGTCTCTTCGTTTAGGAAGTTTGTCACCTGCTATGTTCAGAAAGGCGGTGAGTGATGTGGAGATCAAAG GGTATACAATTCCAGCAGGATGGATTTTACTGGTTattccatctcttcttcattatgaCCCTCAAATCTATGAACAACCATGCGAGTTTAATCCATGGAGATGGGAGGGGAAAGAATTGCTTTCTGGCTCTAAAACGTTCATGGCCTTTGGAGGTGGTTCAAGACTCTGTGCAGGAGCAGAGTTTGCTAGGCTTCAGATGGCTATATATCTTCACCACCTAGTCACAACGTATGACTTCTCTTTGATCGAGAAATCTGATATCATTCGAGCACCCTTACTTCGATTTTCCAAGCCGATACGTATAAGTATCTCCAAAAATCCCTAA
- the LOC104760049 gene encoding histone acetyltransferase HAC4-like produces MNNNVSQSTVAVPAPNVCPVQEKTRKYRNITRAKIYSFLVRKITSAAGTNAVTDHQKTLAVTLENLIFKDAKTWKDYTNPNTLEARIYKHLGLNFRPAAATTSTTPCSSVAMMMNATPSPHSLGMMNGGALGTCTSTTFQPGSMPPQINCTSGVSAGFSIGPDMQMHQYSAGASNFNQQMMDMYRPNVNLFTSGMSTPLMTGGVGFSRNYVPLPNGPITSQDLLNATHLSTLSQPFLQPLDQSHMHDGIYSSMSNAGSFGPSNPSLYPYPYPCGVVTSSGSMAVSQNSVPWNPNPMLQGVDATVTSNHSNLQGMQQTPLPKRQLHHPLWNNNQDELAQASQQVLSHGFHPQARDIDPQLGQHPQKIYPVQLQKQDPLLDKDAYLTQQAMGTLAAAPVITGPSKEVNGDCGQTYLNERRWLTYMLHVRKCKARKGKCVSKFCFEAKKMWKHISCCKVPDCTYRYCLPTRKLLHHYNECGKKSCPLCGPVKSYYEKNKDTSVPLRKAKCSKRQPKKSSTSKKPNKKRVAEASTVDADLKPSMKRLKLQRPPSQNATPETGCAVVVCKPDPSMSMPMDKDALKPDKTDQVMPMDMDVPKTCGIPVTRELEKLVSEDTPKGKDCGVFTKDEKTSCLLEQAKPKCMKNEVISASKEQNVKQSVDVANASKMEISSLVELFTPEQVKGHIRSLRQWVGQSKTKAEKNKAMGCSMSVNSCQLCAVERLVFEPIPIYCSPCGVRIKKNALHYSVAAGESKHCVCAPCYNEARENLVSLDGTCIPKAKLEKKKNDEQVGEGWVQCDKCEAWQHQICALFNSRRNHGEATKYTCPNCYIQEVERGERRPLPPSAIPGANKLPVTALSNHIEERLFKKLKEERQERASLQGKSFQEVPGAESLTVRVVASVDRVLEVKERFLEIFREDNYPSEFPYKSKVILLFQKIENVEVCLFGMFVQEFGTKSGPPNQRRVYLSYLDSVKYFRPEVRTVSGEALRTFVYHEILIGYLDYCKKRGFTSCYIWACPPLKGEDYILYCHPEIQKTPKTDKLREWYLAMLRKASKEGVVVECTNLYDHFFVQSGECRATVTAARLPYFDGDYWPGAAEDLIRQMSQEDDGTNLNRKGSTKNVISKRALRAFGQLDLSANASKDRLMMQKLGETICPMKEDFIMVHLQHCCKHCTTLMVSGNRWVCNQCKNFQICDKCNEVEQNRIDKERHPINQKEKHSLFPVVIEDVPVEIKDKDDNLESEFFDNRQAFLNLCQGNNYQYDTLRRAKHSSMMILYHLHNPTAPAFATFCSNCQQEIESSQGWHCEVCPSYDVCSACYSKAPTNHEHKLISRSSSADTSVVQHTGKSNHSYLANLEKFKEVLVHATACRSKTLCQYQGCRMMKNLFRHCLACKAGFADCPYCMRFWITVKNHARSCRDSQCTVPKCRDLRANFSRQQQQSDKRRRAAVMEMMRERAAEATRTG; encoded by the exons ATGAATAATAATGTTTCTCAGAGCACTGTTGCCGTTCCGGCTCCTAATGTTTGTCCTGTGCAAGAGAAGACTCGCAAGTATCGGAATATTACACGAGCAAAGAT TTATTCTTTCTTAGTACGCAAGATAACATCTGCAGCAGGGACTAATGCAGTCACGGACCACCAAAAGACTTTGGCTGTTACGTTAGAGAATTTGATCTTTAAGGACGCCAAAACATGGAAGGACTACACCAATCCTAATACTCTTGAAGCCCGCATTTATAAACATTTGGGACTCAATTTTAGACCTGCTGCCGctactactagtactactcCATGTAGTTCTGTTGCCATGATGATGAATGCTACTCCAAGTCCTCATTCTCTTGGCATGATGAACGGAGGTGCTCTCGGTACTTGTACCAGCACTACTTTCCAACCCGGAAGCATGCCACCGCAAATTAATTGCACCAGTGGAG tttctgCAGGATTTTCTATTGGACCTGACATGCAGATGCATCAATACTCTGCGGGTGCAAGTAACTTTAATCAGCAGATGATGGATATGTATAGGCCTAATGTGAACCTGTTTACTTCTGGGATGTCTACTCCTCTCATGACTGGCGGCGTAGGATTTAGCAGGAACTATGTGCCACTTCCTAATGGACCCATTACTTCTCAAGACCTCCTCAACGCTACGCACTTGTCAACTCTGTCTCAACCTTTTCTGCAACCTCTTGATCAGTCACACATGCATGATGGAATATACTCATCAATGAGCAACGCTGGTTCTTTCGGGCCAAGTAATCCCTCTCTGTATCCATATCCCTATCCCTGTGGAGTTGTTACGTCATCTGGCTCTATGGCAGTTTCTCAGAATTCAGTTCCGTGGAACCCCAATCCTATGCTTCAGGGAGTTGACGCCACCGTCACAAGTAATCACTCAAACCTGCAAGGAATGCAACAAACTCCATTGCCAAAACGTCAGCTACATCATCCGCTGTGGAATAATAATCAAGATGAATTGGCTCAGGCGAGTCAACAAGTCTTAAGTCATGGGTTTCACCCGCAAGCTCGTGATATTGATCCCCAATTAGGACAACATCCCCAAAAGATTTACCCTGTTCAACTCCAGAAGCAAGATCCTTTACTTGACAAGGATGCTTATCTGACTCAGCAAGCTATGGGTACTTTGGCTGCTGCTCCTGTCATTACTGGACC AAGTAAAGAGGTAAACGGGGATTGTGGTCAAACGTATTTGAACGAGAGGCGGTGGCTTACGTATATGTTACATGTACGTAAATGCAAGGCAAGAAAAGGTAAGTGTGTGAGCAAGTTTTGCTTCGAAGCCAAAAAGATGTGGAAACATATAAGCTGCTGCAAGGTCCCTGATTGCACATACAGATATTGTCTTCCAACTCGGAAATTGCTTCATCACTACAATGAGTGCGGGAAAAAATCGTGCCCTCTCTGTGGACCTGTCAAAAGCTACTATGAAAAGAACAAAGACACAAGTGTACCGCTCCGTAAAGCTAAGTGCTCAAAACGCCAACCCAAGAAATCCTCAACATCCAAGaagccaaataaaaaaagagttgcTGAAGCTTCAACTGTTGATGCTGATCTGAAACCCTCAATGAAGCGCCTGAAATTACAGCGACCACCCTCCCAAAATGCCACTCCCGAGACAGGATGTGCTGTTGTTGTCTGTAAACCTGATCCCTCAATGAGTATGCCTATGGATAAAGATGCTTTGAAACCTGACAAAACTGATCAGGTTATGCCTATGGACATGGATGTTCCTAAAACTTGTGGGATTCCCGTTACCCGGGAGCTGGAGAAGCTTGTTTCTGAAGATACTCCCAAGGGTAAAGATTGTGGTGTGTTTACAAAGGATGAAAAAACTAGTTGCTTACTGGAACAAGCAAAACCCAAATGTATGAAGAATGAAGTAATAAGCGCATCAAAGGAACAGAATGTGAAACAGTCTGTGGACGTTGCGAATGCTTCCAAAATGGAAATCTCCTCACTCGTTGAGTTATTCACTCCAGAGCAAGTAAAGGGGCATATCCGCAGTCTTCGTCAGTGGGTAGGCCAG agTAAAACGAAggcagaaaaaaacaaagcaatggGGTGCTCCATGTCTGTGAATTCTTGCCAGTTGTGTGCTGTTGAGAGGCTTGTATTCGAGCCAATACCTATTTACTGCTCGCCGTGTGGTGTACGCATCAAGAAAAATGCCTTGCACTATAGTGTTGCGGCTGGCGAGTCAAAGCATTGTGTCTGTGCACCTTGCTACAATGAAGCGCGCGAAAACTTGGTTTCTCTTGATGGAACTTGTATACCGAAAGCAAAG cttgagaaaaagaaaaatgatgaacAAGTTGGAGAAGGG TGGGTTCAATGTGACAAGTGTGAAGCATGGCAGCATCAAATTTGTGCATTGTTCAACAGCCGAAGAAATCATGGCGAAGCCACCAAGTACACTTGCCCTAATTGCTATATACAAGAGGTGGAACGAGGCGAAAGAAGACCATTACCACCCAGTGCCATTCCAGGGGCAAACAAATTACCAGTTACTGCTCTTAGCAACCATATAGAGGAGCGCTTATTCAAAAAGTTGAAGGAGGAAAGACAAGAGAGGGCTAGTCTTCAAGGAAAAAGTTTCCAGGAG GTCCCTGGAGCGGAATCACTTACTGTCAGAGTTGTGGCATCGGTTGACAGAGTATTAGAAGTAAAGGAACGTTTCCTTGAGATTTTCCGAGAAGATAATTATCCTTCTGAATTCCCTTATAAGTCCAAG gtCATTTTGTTGTTTCAGAAGATTGAGAATGTAGAAGTATGCTTATTTGGCATGTTCGTCCAAGAATTTGGAACAAAATCTGGACCTCCAAATCAGCGGCGGGTCTACCTTTCGTATCTGGACTCAGTTAAGTATTTCAGACCTGAGGTTCGAACAGTGTCCGGAGAAGCCCTTCGCACGTTTGTGTACCATGAAATTCTG ATTGGCTACCTAGATTATTGTAAGAAACGTGGTTTTACAAGCTGCTATATCTGGGCATGCCCTCCACTTAAGGGTGAAGATTACATTCTTTATTGTCATCCTGAAATCCAGAAGACGCCGAAGACTGATAAACTAAGGGAATG GTATTTAGCAATGTTAAGGAAAGCTTCAAAAGAAGGTGTGGTCGTCGAATGCACAAACCTCTACGATCATTTCTTTGTCCAGTCTGGCGAATGCAGAGCTACTGTGACTGCTGCAAGGTTGCCATATTTTGATGGAGACTACTGGCCAGGTGCTGCTGAGGATTTGATACGTCAAATGAGCCAAGAAGATGATGGTACGAATTTAAACAGAAAAGGATCTACCAAAAATGTCATATCGAAAAGAGCCCTTAGAGCTTTTGGCCAGTTGGACCTTTCTGCTAATGCCTCAAAGGATCGACTGATGATGCAAAAA CTCGGTGAGACCATTTGTCCGATGAAGGAAGATTTTATAATGGTGCATTTGCAACATTGCTGCAAGCATTGTACCACTCTCATGGTATCTGGAAACCGGTGGGTGTGCAATCAGTGCAAGAATTTTCAGATATGTGACAA GTGTAATGAAGTGGAACAGAACCGCATAGATAAAGAGAGACACCCGATTAATCAGAAAGAGAAACACTCGTTGTTTCCT GTGGTCATCGAAGACGTTCCCGTAGAGATTAAGGACAAAGATGACAACCTCGAGAGCGAGTTCTTTGATAATAGACAAGCTTTCCTGAATCTTTGCCAAGGAAACAACTATCAGTACGACACTCTAAGGCGGGCGAAACATTCCTCTATGATGATTCTCTATCATCTTCATAACCCTACTGCCCCTGCATTTGCGACGTTTTGCTCCAACTGCCAACAAGAAATTGAAAGCTCTCAGGGATGGCACTGTGAAGTTTGTCCAAGCTATGATGTCTGCAGTGCCTGTTACTCCAAGGCCCCTACCAACCATGAACATAAACTGATAAGTCGTTCATCTTCTGCGGATACTAGTGTTGTACAACACACGGGGAAATCTAATCACAGTTATCTAGCCAATCTGGAGAAG TTTAAAGAAGTGCTGGTACATGCAACTGCATGCCGCTCTAAAACACTGTGCCAGTATCAAGGTTGTCGTATGATGAAGAATCTCTTCAGACATTGTTTGGCATGTAAGGCTGGTTTTGCAGATTGCCCATATTGTATGAGATTTTGGATTACCGTCAAGAACCATGCCCGCAGTTGTAGAGATTCCCAGTGCACTGTCCCTAAGTGCAG GGATTTGAGAGCGAATTTTAGTAGGCAGCAGCAGCAGTCAGACAAAAGGCGTAGAGCTGCTGTAATGGAGATGATGCGGGAAAGGGCCGCTGAAGCCACCCGCACTGGCTGA
- the LOC104758891 gene encoding uncharacterized protein LOC104758891, whose translation MAATTISPAIRKQMSSVAVAMKVAIIGGGISGAVCASTLARNGVSVTIFDSGRGPGGRMSQRREIGEDGKELMFDHGAPFFCVSNSDALALVHEWESRGFVSEWKQVFGSFDCASNKFLGFQQEGNAKKYVGVPGMNSISKALCQESGVKSMFGTGIAKLEWLEEEIPWLLTDSKGENVGCFDGIVASDKNIVSPRFTEVTGLPPPLDLSLVPELAPKLQLIPVLPCFSLMLAFKEPLSLIPVKGLSFKNSEILSWAHCDSTKLGRSTDSERWILHSTPDYANGVIARTGLQKLSNETLNKIAEEMFKEFHSSGLVSSLPFFMKAHRWGSAFPAKSIAVEERCLWDRNRNLAICGDFCVSPNVEGAILSGLAAASKILQTSS comes from the exons ATGGCAGCCACAACAATCTCGCCGGCGATTAGGAAGCAAATGAGCAGCGTTGCCGTCGCAATGAAGGTGGCCATTATCGGCGGCGGAA TTTCGGGAGCCGTGTGCGCATCGACTCTGGCAAGGAATGGCGTCTCCGTCACAATCTTCGACTCGGGTCGTGGACCTGGTGGACGTATGTCTCAAAGAAG AGAGATTGGAGAAGATGGGAAGGAGTTGATGTTCGATCATGGAGCTCCATTTTTCTGTGTGAGCAACTCTGATGCATTGGCTCTTGTTCACGAGTGGGAGTCCAGAGGTTTTGTTTCTGAATGGAAACAAGTTTTTGGGAGTTTCGATTGCGCATCCAACAAGTTTCTTGGCTTCCAACAG GAAGGGAATGCAAAGAAGTATGTGGGTGTTCCTGGCATGAACTCTATATCTAAGGCCTTGTGTCAAGAATCTG GTGTTAAAAGTATGTTTGGAACTGGTATTGCCAAGCTGGAATGGTTGGAAGAAGAGATACCGTGGTTGTTGACAGATTCAAAAGGTGAAAACGTGGGTTGTTTCGATGGAATCGTTGCGTCAGATAAAAACATTGTTTCTCCAAGATTCACTGAAGTAACCGGACTCCCACCGCCACTGG ACTTAAGTCTAGTCCCGGAGTTGGCACCTAAACTACAACTTATTCCTGTTTTACCATGCTTCTCTCTTATGCTAGCTTTCAAGGAGCCATTGTCTttg ATACCAGTTAAAGGCTTATCTTTCAAGAATTCTGAGATTTTGAGCTGGGCTCACTGTGATAGCACTAAGCTAGGACGGTCTACTGATAG TGAAAGATGGATACTGCATTCAACTCCAGACTATGCCAATGGTGTTATTGCCAGGACCGGCCTCCAAAAGCTATCGAAtgaaacactaaacaaaatagCAGAAGAGATGTTCAAAGAGTTTCATAGCTCTGGCCTCGTTAGTTCTCTCCCCTTTTTCATGAAAGCCCACAGATG GGGAAGTGCGTTTCCAGCCAAAAGCATAGCCGTAGAGGAGAGGTGCCTCTGGGATAGAAACAGGAATTTAGCAATTTGTGGAGATTTCTGTGTCAGCCCAAATGTCGAAGGTGCCATACTCAGTGGCTTAGCTGCAGCGTCAAAGATTTTGCAGACTTCCAGCTGA
- the LOC104758889 gene encoding DUF21 domain-containing protein At1g55930, chloroplastic-like — MELDLSVLGRSFIAPRRNSSHTQLCLQISNFSVQRIKQPPLCVLSSGPSCASFIRFRKRCEFSHRNQFVVLSTTGDHVGTSQKHSDSGESLDSVKILLKRGIVLGAVVCGVLLYGCRKVLASTNVMDVALSQSKLLLKNAWPKTSLVLKLLREQGLILAVLLGLSAFFSMAETSITTLWPWKVRELAEKEPENGVFRMLRSDVTRFLTTILIGTTVVNIAATALVTEAATAIFGEAGVSAATGLMTVAILLLTEITPKSVAVHNAQEVARIVVRPVAWLSLILYPVGRVVTYLSMGILKILGLKGRSEPYVTEDELKLMLRGAELSGAIEEEEQDMIENVLEIKDTHVREVMTPLVDVVAIDGSGSLVDFHEFWVTHQYSRVPVFEQRIDNIVGIAYAMDLLDYVPTGKLLESTTVVDMAHKPAFFVPDSMSVWNLLREFRIRKVHMAVVLNEYGGTVGIVTLEDVVEEIVGEIFDENDSKEEIQKKTGYIVMRAEGIYDVDANTSIDQLSEELNIKMPEGHQYETVSGFVCEAFGYIPKTGESVTVVLEKENWEENDEQDDAKHERHDQKEKHQVYRLEILAGNARKVSAVRFERVNDMDEVSEARDVKNMVPKFIRKWSNEEDSDGNLQAKNAVFEEHLIAETENMKKE; from the exons ATGGAACTTGATTTATCTGTTCTAGGTCGTTCTTTTATTGCCCCCAGGAGGAACTCAAGTCACACGCAACTATGTCTCCAAATATCGAATTTTTCAGTTCAGAGAATCAAGCAGCCCCCGCTCTGTGTCTTGTCTAGTGGTCCTTCTTGTGCCAGTTTTATTAGATTCCGGAAAAGATGTGAATTTAGCCATAGAAACCAGTTTGTTGTGTTGAGTACGACTGGAGATCATGTGGGTACAAGTCAGAAACATTCAGATTCCGGCGAAAGTCTCGATTCGGTTAAGATTTTGCTGAAACGAGGAATCGTGTTAGGAGCAGTGGTTTGTGGAGTTTTGTTGTATGGATGTCGGAAAGTATTAGCATCTACAAATGTGATGGATGTGGCTCTTAGTCAGAGCAAATTGTTGTTGAAGAATGCTTGGCCTAAAACTTCTCTGGTCCTTAAGCTTCTTAGGGAGCAAGGTTTGATATTGGCTGTGCTTCTCGGTCTTTCAGCGTTTTTCTCCATGGCAGAGACATCCATCACCACTCTCTGGCCGTGGAAG GTGCGCGAGTTGGCTGAAAAAGAGCCTGAGAATGGCGTTTTCAGGATGCTCCGCAGTGATGTTACCAGATTCTTGACAACCATACTTATTGGAACTAC AGTTGTGAATATTGCGGCAACTGCCTTGGTCACTGAAGCAGCAACAGCTATTTTTGGTGAAGCTGGTGTTAGTGCAGCAACTGGATTGATGACG GTAGCCATATTGCTCCTGACTGAGATAACTCCAAAAAGTGTAGCGGTTCACAATGCTCAAGAGGTTGCAAGGATTGTG GTTAGACCAGTGGCATGGCTTTCCTTGATATTATATCCTGTTGGAAGAGTTGTGACATATCTTTCGATGGGAATTCTGAAAATTCTTGGTTTGAAAGGACGGAG TGAGCCATATGTTACTGAAGATGAATTGAAACTAATGCTACGTGGTGCAGAATTAAGTGGGGCcatagaagaggaagaacag GATATGATTGAAAATGTGTTAGAGATTAAGGATACCCATGTTCGAGAGGTGATGACTCCTCTTGTTGATGTAGTTGCAATAGATGGCAGCGGCAGCCTAGTTGATTTCCATGAATTTTGGGTTACCCATCAGTACTCaag GGTGCCTGTTTTTGAGCAGAGGATTGACAACATAGTTGGTATTGCGTATGCTATGGATCTCCTAGATTATGTTCCAACG GGTAAATTGCTTGAAAGTACTACTGTGGTGGACATGGCACATAAACCTGCATTCTTTGTCCCTG ATTCAATGTCAGTTTGGAATCTTCTTAGAGAGTTTAGAATAAGAAAGGTTCACATGGCAGTTGTTCTTAATGAATACGGTGGAACCGTTGGA ATAGTAACTCTTGAAGATGTGGTCGAAGAGATTGTTGGTGAAATATTTGATGAAAACGATTCAAAG GAGGAGATTCAGAAGAAAACGGGTTATATCGTGATGAGAGCCGAGGGGATTTATGATGTTGATGCCAACACTTCGATTGACCAGTTATCTGAAGAACTCAACATAAAGATGCCAGAG GGCCATCAGTATGAGACAGTCTCAGGTTTTGTGTGTGAGGCCTTTGGGTATATCCCAAAGACAGGTGAGAGCGTGACGGTAGTtcttgaaaaggaaaattgggAAGAGAATGATGAACAGGACGATGCTAAACACGAGCGTCACGATCAGAAGGAAAAGCACCAAGTTTATAGACTAGAG ATACTAGCAGGGAATGCGAGAAAAGTGAGCGCAGTCCGGTTCGAACGAGTTAATGATATGGATGAAGTGTCAGAGGCGAGAGATGTAAAAAACATGGTCCCCAAGTTCATAAGAAAATGGAGCAATGAGGAAGATTCTGATGGTAATCTCCAAGCCAAGAATGCCGTTTTTGAGGAGCATCTAATTGCTGAAACCgaaaatatgaagaaagaatAA
- the LOC104758890 gene encoding uncharacterized protein LOC104758890, protein MQARFELDEDWQRISVIHQMGHLWRSHKSVTVKAINLAANNQERMNLRPPNIGPVDWQKFVKLKTSAAFKAVSEKYKAKRKNQIPHTTSRKGISRLTEEMKAESEDPSSVTRLDVWIKSRTKKDGTPVDTNAADLIQKAAEIGGSDAPAFLTNPDEDHLAKLLGPDNSGRLRAMGRGMSKTKLACLQMQSKCMAEMEERQVKLVKQVNALESELGRIKNQRPEAEMDENSAARVTYSYFFSYQLSDSS, encoded by the exons ATGCAGGCAAGGTTTGAGCTTGATGAAGATTGGCAAAGGATATCTGTGATTCACCAGATGGGACATTTGTGGCGATCACACAAGTCTGTCACGGTGAAGGCTATAAATTTGGCTGCAAATAACCAAGAGAGGATGAATTTGAGACCACCAAATATTGGTCCTGTTGATTGGCAAAAATTTGTCAAACTCAAAACTAGTGCTGCATTTAAG GCCGTGAGtgagaaatataaagcaaaaagaaagaatcagataCCTCACACCACTAGTCGTAAAGGGATCAGCAGACTAACAGAAGAAATG AAAGCTGAAAGTGAAGATCCTTCCAGCGTGACAAGACTAGATGTTTGGATCAAGTCTCGCACCAAAAAGGATGGTACACCAGTAGATACGAATGCAGCTGATTTGATT CAAAAAGCAGCTGAAATTGGTGGAAGTGATGCTccagcatttttaacaaatccagATGAAGATCACCTCGCCAAGCTTTTAGGACCTGACAATTCTGGTAGGCTGAGGGCAATGGGTAGAGGCATGAGTAAGACCAAATTAGCTTGTTTACAAATGCAGAGCAAGTGTATGGCTGAAATGGAAGAGCGGcaagtaaaattagtaaaacaggTCAATGCCTTGGAAAGTGAACTTGGCAGAATCAAGAATCAG agaccagaagctgaaatggatgaaaactcagctgcaagagtaacatattcttacttcttttcatatcagctaagtgattcttcttag